A region of Streptomyces cinnamoneus DNA encodes the following proteins:
- a CDS encoding sensor histidine kinase translates to MRLRTLLVWLAVVPTVAMGAQVLISSDRSVQESRHLRKDVMAGRQTGVPLYRLMTTLQSERAVTAAWWSGMPVSSAELRDRRADTDRAVAVFLKSSDADQLHSDRAKDRLRDVARRLADLGALRERANARHGSPDDAVDYYTDVIGGTIRCFGDFNHVDDGGLTQEATSLVALFSAAEVVAREDAILALSGPSGKLTSARFREFVEAVGASDYLYDTVALDLPLDDQDALQRILTSNAWQTKSRIENAIVSEHRDVSSGVVLPPDVRDWRAAYGTFSGQLDTLDESELKELLAHADERAAQLEDQVVLLVAASGAALLLVVAVVAFTTRTVLRRLRSLHDRTVAVAEETLPDVLDRLQRGEAVGSDALPRPEGEQDEVGRISDAFARVVAVSVEGHRKLADERQGFSVFASGIAARTGNLVSRQLALTEHIQDTYGQDEALLADLMRSDQLTVGMRRQIENLLILAGGEISDPHMEPMRIADLLREAAAEVEDFRRIDRHAMDETSVEAGVISQLSHLLAELLDNATRFSPPTARVAIRSELVGDGLCIEIEDRGPRVTAERYEEMNGRLHSAPPYSELASNAHRLGLFVVGHLADQLGATVTLRRSAFGGTSAVVIVPSEHLVPAREGTAVPEPAKEPAPVPRPAQPTEERRPKLVARQQTGDPAGDPAPGAPELPRRPRKERVRQAGNTAPETPPRSGSGDVPGRPALPERVPQTHIAQRLREPRADEPVGRDAATPEEVADAWADYEDSTRQVELELRGDQS, encoded by the coding sequence GTGCGCCTGCGTACCCTGCTCGTCTGGCTCGCGGTGGTGCCCACCGTGGCGATGGGCGCCCAGGTTCTCATCAGCTCCGACCGGTCGGTGCAGGAGTCCCGGCACCTGCGCAAGGACGTGATGGCCGGCCGGCAGACCGGCGTACCCCTGTACCGGCTCATGACCACGCTGCAGTCCGAGCGCGCGGTCACCGCCGCGTGGTGGTCGGGCATGCCCGTGTCCAGTGCCGAACTGCGGGACCGCCGGGCCGACACCGACCGGGCCGTGGCCGTGTTCCTGAAGTCGTCGGACGCCGATCAGCTCCACTCCGACCGGGCGAAGGACCGCCTCCGCGACGTCGCGCGGCGACTGGCCGACCTGGGCGCTCTGCGCGAACGCGCCAACGCGCGCCACGGCAGCCCGGACGACGCCGTCGACTACTACACCGACGTGATCGGCGGAACGATCCGTTGCTTCGGAGACTTCAACCACGTCGACGACGGCGGGCTCACGCAGGAGGCGACCTCACTCGTGGCCCTGTTCTCGGCGGCGGAGGTGGTGGCCCGCGAGGACGCCATCCTCGCGCTGTCGGGCCCCTCCGGAAAGCTGACGTCCGCCAGGTTCCGCGAATTCGTCGAAGCGGTGGGCGCGAGCGACTACCTGTACGACACGGTCGCCCTCGATCTGCCCCTCGACGACCAGGACGCCCTCCAGCGGATCCTCACCTCGAACGCCTGGCAGACCAAGTCCCGCATCGAGAACGCGATCGTCTCCGAGCACCGGGACGTCTCTTCCGGCGTCGTGCTGCCGCCGGACGTCCGGGACTGGCGGGCGGCCTACGGCACCTTCTCCGGCCAGTTGGACACCCTCGACGAGAGCGAGCTGAAGGAACTGCTCGCCCACGCCGACGAACGGGCGGCGCAACTGGAGGACCAGGTCGTCCTGCTGGTGGCCGCAAGTGGCGCCGCCCTCCTGCTGGTCGTCGCCGTCGTGGCCTTCACCACGCGTACGGTCCTGCGCCGCCTGCGCTCTCTCCACGACCGCACGGTGGCGGTCGCCGAGGAGACCCTCCCGGACGTCCTGGACCGCCTCCAGCGCGGAGAGGCCGTCGGCAGCGACGCACTGCCGCGGCCGGAGGGCGAGCAGGACGAGGTCGGACGGATCAGCGACGCCTTCGCCCGCGTCGTCGCAGTCTCCGTCGAGGGACACCGGAAGCTCGCCGACGAGCGGCAGGGCTTCAGCGTGTTCGCCTCCGGCATCGCCGCACGGACCGGGAACCTGGTCAGCCGGCAGCTCGCCCTCACCGAGCACATCCAGGACACCTACGGTCAGGACGAGGCGCTCCTCGCCGACCTCATGAGGTCCGACCAGCTCACGGTGGGCATGCGGCGGCAGATCGAGAACCTGCTCATCCTGGCGGGTGGCGAGATCTCCGACCCGCACATGGAGCCCATGCGCATCGCCGACCTGCTGCGGGAGGCGGCCGCCGAGGTCGAGGACTTCCGGCGCATCGACCGGCACGCCATGGACGAGACCAGTGTGGAGGCCGGCGTGATCAGCCAGCTCAGCCACCTCCTGGCGGAGCTGCTGGACAACGCCACGCGCTTCTCCCCGCCGACGGCGAGGGTCGCCATCCGGTCCGAACTGGTCGGCGACGGCCTCTGCATCGAGATCGAGGACCGCGGCCCGCGGGTGACCGCCGAGAGGTACGAGGAGATGAACGGCCGGCTGCACTCGGCCCCGCCGTACTCCGAACTGGCCAGCAACGCGCACCGGCTCGGCCTCTTCGTGGTCGGCCACCTCGCCGACCAGCTCGGGGCGACGGTCACGCTGCGCCGGTCGGCGTTCGGCGGCACGTCCGCCGTCGTGATCGTCCCGAGTGAGCACCTCGTACCGGCCCGCGAGGGCACCGCGGTGCCCGAGCCGGCGAAGGAGCCCGCGCCCGTACCGCGGCCCGCACAGCCCACCGAGGAACGGCGGCCGAAGCTCGTCGCGCGGCAGCAGACCGGTGACCCGGCGGGCGATCCCGCGCCCGGCGCGCCGGAACTGCCGCGCCGCCCGCGGAAGGAGCGGGTGCGGCAGGCCGGGAACACGGCGCCGGAGACACCGCCCCGGTCCGGCTCCGGGGACGTCCCCGGCCGGCCGGCTCTCCCCGAGCGCGTCCCCCAGACCCACATCGCCCAGCGGCTCCGCGAGCCGCGCGCGGACGAACCGGTGGGCCGGGACGCCGCCACGCCCGAAGAGGTGGCCGACGCCTGGGCGGACTACGAAGACAGCACCAGGCAAGTGGAACTCGAGCTCCGAGGGGACCAGTCATGA
- a CDS encoding pyridoxal phosphate-dependent decarboxylase family protein, whose amino-acid sequence MNERAMREAGRHAIDLVIDRMTTPGSRPPCHAPSPGALRSALDEPLPFAVVATLGTTGTTGTTGTTGTGTVDPLDHLADVCQEEGLWLHVDGAHGAAVAGTSRGHHLRNALGRADSLTVDPHKWLFQPYEIGCVLLRRPELLPETFGVARHALDQGYLRPAHPAAPAREEVNLSAYGPQQSRGLRALKLWLSLKTFGAGAFRRAVEQGAALAEYAAGLVETHPELELVTPPSLAILTFRYRLGTRPRHGTPTRRRHTSAEGCAPTAGPSSSPPRCEEPPCYACAPSTPPAPVPTSRTCWTWSPVTAATPGATSAAPDRPPRQTITSVDGPVIS is encoded by the coding sequence ATGAACGAGCGGGCGATGCGCGAGGCCGGACGGCACGCCATCGATCTCGTCATCGACCGGATGACCACCCCCGGCTCCCGGCCGCCCTGCCACGCCCCCTCACCCGGCGCGCTCCGGAGCGCCCTCGACGAGCCCCTCCCCTTCGCCGTCGTCGCCACGCTCGGCACGACCGGCACGACCGGCACGACCGGCACGACCGGCACCGGGACCGTCGACCCGCTCGACCACCTGGCCGACGTGTGCCAGGAAGAAGGCCTGTGGCTGCACGTCGACGGCGCCCACGGCGCGGCCGTCGCCGGCACCTCACGCGGTCACCATCTGCGGAACGCCCTCGGCCGGGCCGACTCCCTCACCGTCGACCCGCACAAATGGCTGTTCCAGCCCTACGAGATCGGCTGTGTCCTGCTACGGCGCCCCGAACTGCTCCCGGAGACCTTCGGCGTGGCGCGCCACGCCCTGGACCAGGGGTATCTCCGGCCGGCCCATCCGGCCGCCCCGGCACGCGAGGAGGTCAACCTCTCCGCCTACGGCCCGCAGCAGAGCCGCGGCCTGCGCGCCCTGAAGCTCTGGCTCTCCCTGAAGACCTTCGGCGCCGGAGCCTTCCGTCGAGCCGTCGAGCAGGGTGCGGCCCTCGCCGAGTACGCCGCCGGACTCGTCGAGACCCACCCCGAGCTGGAGCTGGTCACGCCGCCCAGTCTCGCCATCCTCACCTTCCGCTACCGGCTCGGGACGCGTCCGCGCCATGGGACGCCGACGCGGCGCAGGCACACATCAGCCGAAGGGTGTGCGCCGACGGCGGGGCCGTCCTCCTCACCACCACGGTGCGAGGAGCCACCGTGCTACGCATGTGCACCATCAACCCCACCAGCACCCGTGCCGACGTCGCGTACGTGCTGGACCTGGTCACCCGTCACGGCCGCGACGCCTGGCGCGACATCCGCCGCCCCTGACCGGCCTCCCCGTCAGACGATCACCAGCGTCGACGGCCCGGTGATCAGCTGA
- a CDS encoding DUF742 domain-containing protein: MAADPQPVRRRRTRLYALTDGRTTASRHGLTMDTVITAVADPGHGHGSLPTEWQEILAMCPSPNGRAVAELAARMRMRLTPMTVLLGELLERGLIRHRPPLDASETSNVHLLMKIRDNLARL, encoded by the coding sequence ATGGCGGCCGACCCCCAGCCCGTACGGCGCCGCCGGACGCGGTTGTACGCCCTCACCGACGGGCGTACCACCGCATCCCGGCATGGTCTGACGATGGACACCGTGATCACAGCGGTCGCCGACCCCGGCCACGGTCACGGAAGCCTGCCCACGGAGTGGCAGGAGATCCTCGCCATGTGCCCGTCGCCGAACGGACGGGCGGTCGCCGAGCTCGCCGCCCGGATGCGGATGCGCCTGACCCCCATGACGGTTCTGCTCGGCGAGCTGCTGGAACGCGGTCTGATCCGCCACCGGCCGCCGCTGGACGCCTCCGAGACCTCCAACGTCCACCTGCTCATGAAAATCAGGGACAACCTTGCCCGCCTATGA
- a CDS encoding APC family permease has translation MATPTDTPTSRLRGWMLEGLSDMGRGRPSQAAPAPEHKGQPWYRVMCLTGVDYFSTLGYQPGIAALAAGLLSPVATIVLVIVTLAGALPVYRRVAEESPHGEGSIAMLSRLLSFWKGKLFVLTLLGFAATDFLITITLSAADASTHLVENPNLEGALHDKQVLITLILIALLGAVFLKGFLEAIGVAVVLVTVYLALNAVVVVTGLWHVLTEGHVVTDWTAALTAEHGNVFVMVGVALIVFPKLALGLSGFETGVAVMPHVKGAPDDTEDRPAGRTRGTKKLLTTAALIMSVFLILTSFITTVLIPHQEFESGGDASGRALAYLAHEYLGNAFGTVYDVSTILILWFAGASAMAGLLNLMPRYLPKYGMAPHWARAVRPMVIVFTLVAFLVTWIFDADVEAQGGAYATGVLVLICSAAIAVTIAARKAGQRGWTIGFGVISAVFLYTTVVNVIERPDGVKIGACFTAGILLVSLLSRLGRAFELRVTHVELDEMAERFIRDISQRTPRFIANEPDERDVTEYREKIEQIRADNDIPTTEDFVFVEVTVTDPSEFEAGLTVRGEIMHDRYRVLTMESSSVPNALAAFLLHARDLTGTRPHVFFEWTEGNPFTNFVRFFLFGQGEVAPVTREILREAEPDRDRRPRVHVG, from the coding sequence ATGGCCACCCCGACCGACACGCCCACGAGTCGTCTTCGGGGGTGGATGCTGGAGGGGCTCTCCGACATGGGCAGGGGCCGTCCCTCGCAGGCCGCGCCGGCGCCCGAGCACAAGGGCCAGCCCTGGTACCGGGTGATGTGCCTGACCGGTGTCGACTATTTCTCGACACTGGGCTACCAGCCCGGCATCGCCGCCCTGGCCGCCGGTCTGCTCTCCCCCGTCGCGACGATCGTGCTGGTGATCGTGACCCTGGCCGGCGCGCTGCCCGTCTACCGGCGCGTGGCCGAGGAGAGCCCGCACGGCGAGGGTTCGATCGCGATGCTGTCGCGGCTGCTGTCCTTCTGGAAGGGCAAGCTGTTCGTCCTCACGCTGCTGGGCTTCGCCGCGACCGACTTCCTGATCACGATCACGCTGTCGGCCGCGGACGCCTCCACCCACCTGGTGGAGAACCCCAATCTGGAAGGAGCCCTGCACGACAAGCAGGTGCTGATCACCTTGATCCTCATCGCGCTGCTCGGCGCGGTGTTCCTCAAGGGCTTCCTGGAGGCGATCGGCGTCGCCGTCGTCCTGGTCACGGTCTACCTCGCGCTCAACGCGGTGGTCGTGGTCACCGGCCTGTGGCACGTCCTGACCGAAGGCCACGTCGTCACCGACTGGACCGCCGCCCTCACCGCCGAGCACGGCAACGTCTTCGTCATGGTCGGCGTCGCCCTGATCGTCTTCCCGAAGCTGGCGCTCGGCCTGTCCGGCTTCGAGACCGGCGTGGCCGTGATGCCGCACGTCAAGGGCGCCCCGGACGACACCGAGGACAGGCCTGCCGGGCGGACCCGCGGCACCAAGAAGCTGCTCACGACCGCCGCGCTCATCATGAGCGTCTTCCTGATCCTGACCAGCTTCATCACCACCGTGCTCATCCCGCACCAGGAGTTCGAGTCCGGCGGCGACGCCAGCGGCCGCGCGCTCGCCTACCTGGCGCACGAGTACCTGGGCAACGCCTTCGGCACGGTCTACGACGTCTCGACCATCCTCATCCTGTGGTTCGCGGGTGCCTCCGCCATGGCCGGTCTGCTCAACCTGATGCCGCGCTATCTGCCCAAGTACGGCATGGCCCCGCACTGGGCCCGCGCCGTGCGCCCCATGGTGATCGTCTTCACCCTCGTCGCCTTCCTCGTCACCTGGATCTTCGACGCCGACGTCGAAGCCCAGGGCGGCGCCTACGCCACCGGCGTCCTCGTCCTCATCTGCTCCGCCGCCATCGCGGTCACCATCGCCGCCCGCAAGGCCGGCCAGCGGGGCTGGACCATCGGCTTCGGCGTCATCTCGGCCGTCTTCCTCTACACCACCGTCGTCAACGTCATCGAGCGCCCGGACGGCGTGAAGATCGGTGCCTGCTTCACCGCCGGCATCCTCCTCGTCTCCCTCCTCTCCCGCCTCGGCCGCGCCTTCGAACTCCGCGTCACGCATGTGGAACTCGACGAGATGGCCGAGCGGTTCATCCGCGACATCTCCCAGCGCACGCCGCGCTTCATAGCCAACGAACCCGACGAGCGCGACGTCACCGAATACCGCGAGAAGATCGAACAGATCCGCGCCGACAACGACATCCCCACCACCGAGGACTTCGTCTTCGTCGAGGTCACGGTCACCGACCCCTCCGAGTTCGAGGCCGGCCTGACGGTCCGCGGCGAGATCATGCACGACCGCTACCGCGTCCTGACGATGGAGAGCTCCTCCGTCCCCAACGCCCTCGCGGCCTTCCTCCTCCACGCCCGCGACCTCACGGGCACCCGCCCCCACGTCTTCTTCGAGTGGACCGAGGGCAACCCCTTCACCAACTTCGTCCGCTTCTTCCTCTTCGGCCAGGGCGAGGTCGCTCCGGTCACCCGCGAGATCCTGCGCGAGGCCGAACCGGACCGCGACCGCCGCCCCCGCGTCCACGTCGGCTGA
- a CDS encoding roadblock/LC7 domain-containing protein — translation MTTTQNDAIYSILDNNLSRIAGIQGAVLLSNDGLKLSAYMLERDQAERVAAAASGIASTMKAISREIDGGGVIRQLVEMDDRYLCIVGCGAGSTLIVVASRKARLGELGGETVRAAQALGEWLDTPERSQAPTS, via the coding sequence ATGACGACGACACAGAACGATGCGATCTACAGCATCCTGGACAACAACCTGAGCAGGATCGCGGGGATCCAGGGAGCCGTTCTCCTCTCCAACGACGGGCTCAAACTCAGCGCCTACATGCTGGAACGGGACCAGGCCGAACGGGTGGCCGCGGCGGCCTCCGGCATCGCGTCCACCATGAAGGCCATCTCGCGGGAGATCGACGGCGGCGGAGTGATCCGCCAACTCGTCGAGATGGACGACCGGTACCTGTGCATCGTCGGGTGCGGAGCGGGCAGCACGCTGATCGTGGTGGCCTCCCGCAAGGCACGGCTCGGAGAGCTGGGCGGCGAGACGGTCCGCGCCGCGCAGGCGCTCGGCGAGTGGCTGGACACCCCCGAACGCTCACAGGCGCCCACGTCGTAA
- a CDS encoding methylenetetrahydrofolate reductase: MDSHTASPGGAAGLLLEDFSLEMTGKDGPALEEAGHLLPAGTRVNVTFLGNEEMSTRLTAARAVKALGFEPVPHLSARRMPSRAAFEEFLCRLRADGTSGQVFAVGGDPAVPEGPYEDSLALIRSGLLERYGVQQVGLCGYPEGHPAITGPRLWSALEQKAAALSERGMSGHVVTQFGFDPDPVLRWIEEARDRGVHLPVRVGVPGPAGVRRLLGYAARFGVGTSAGIARKYGLSLTHLMGTAGPDRFLRALSEGYDPQRHGTVKLHFYTFGGLRATAEWAAGFREASPSAS; encoded by the coding sequence ATGGATTCTCATACCGCCTCGCCCGGTGGGGCCGCCGGCCTGCTGCTCGAGGACTTCTCCCTCGAAATGACCGGCAAGGACGGCCCGGCCCTCGAAGAGGCCGGACACCTCCTCCCCGCGGGTACGCGTGTCAACGTGACCTTCCTGGGCAACGAGGAGATGTCGACGCGGCTCACCGCCGCCCGTGCGGTGAAAGCCCTCGGCTTCGAGCCCGTCCCGCACCTGTCGGCCCGCCGGATGCCCTCACGCGCGGCGTTCGAGGAGTTCCTCTGCCGGCTCCGGGCGGACGGGACGTCCGGACAGGTGTTCGCGGTGGGCGGCGACCCGGCCGTGCCGGAGGGGCCGTATGAGGACTCCCTGGCACTGATCCGGTCGGGGCTGCTGGAGCGGTACGGCGTCCAGCAGGTCGGTCTCTGCGGTTACCCGGAGGGGCACCCGGCCATCACCGGCCCGCGCCTGTGGTCGGCGCTGGAGCAGAAGGCCGCCGCGCTCTCCGAGCGCGGCATGTCCGGTCACGTCGTCACGCAGTTCGGCTTCGACCCCGACCCGGTCCTCAGATGGATCGAGGAGGCGCGTGACCGCGGTGTCCACCTGCCCGTCAGGGTCGGTGTGCCCGGGCCCGCGGGGGTGCGCAGGCTGCTGGGGTACGCGGCCCGGTTCGGCGTCGGGACCAGCGCGGGCATCGCCCGGAAGTACGGCCTCTCCCTCACCCACCTCATGGGGACGGCCGGCCCGGACCGGTTCCTCCGCGCCCTCTCCGAGGGCTACGATCCGCAGCGGCACGGCACCGTCAAGCTGCACTTCTACACCTTCGGTGGCCTGCGGGCCACCGCGGAGTGGGCGGCGGGCTTCCGTGAGGCGAGCCCGTCGGCCTCATAG
- a CDS encoding APC family permease, translating into MRSEELNETLLPKRLALPIFASDPLSSVAYATQEILLVLTLGGMAYLHFTPWIAAAVVALMTVVVLSYRQVVHAYPSGGGSYEVASTNLGASAGLVVAASLLVDYVMTVAVSVASGVDNIISAVPELSGYRVVMAIGFVVLLTGANLRGVRESGQAFAAPTYLFIAGVLIMVATGLLRYLLGHPPVSESAGLGIAADPADADLAGLALVMLGLRAFSSGCTALTGVEAISNGVPAFRKPKSKNAAATMSVMGVIAVTMFVGVTTLALVAKVHIAGDSCRLTGLPGDCAAYTQRTVIAQLASAVFGGEHSFGFYFVQAATALVLVLAANTAFNGFPLLASILAQHRYLPRQLHNRGDRLAFSNGIIALALAAGLLLWFYKADVTSLIHLYILGVFTSFTLSQTGMVRHWNRALRGESDPAVRRRGLTARVINATGAVVTGLVLVIVLATKFLEGAWLAVVAAVVLWTTMRGIRRHYDSVSAELAVTDPRAELVRPSRVVAVLLVSTIHKPTLRALAYARALRPDLLEALTVAVDRDETKALERQWEELDVDVPLRVVASPYREITRPVVEYVRSIRRAGPRDVVSVFIPEYVVGHWWEHLLHNQSALWLKSRLLFTPGVMVTSVPWQLTSSSRADHPARRAPGAIRRGEPAPAHLHHHRPPSGNGAGR; encoded by the coding sequence ATGCGCAGCGAGGAGCTGAACGAGACGCTGCTGCCCAAGCGGCTGGCCCTGCCGATCTTCGCCTCCGACCCGCTGTCCTCGGTCGCGTACGCCACGCAGGAGATCCTGCTCGTCCTGACCCTGGGCGGAATGGCGTACCTGCATTTCACGCCGTGGATCGCGGCCGCGGTCGTGGCGCTGATGACCGTGGTCGTCCTCTCGTACCGCCAAGTGGTGCACGCCTATCCGAGTGGCGGTGGCTCGTACGAGGTCGCCTCGACGAACCTGGGCGCGTCGGCCGGCCTGGTGGTCGCGGCCTCCTTGCTGGTCGACTACGTGATGACGGTGGCGGTGTCCGTCGCCTCGGGCGTGGACAACATCATCTCGGCGGTACCGGAGCTGTCCGGTTACCGGGTGGTGATGGCGATCGGCTTCGTCGTGCTCCTCACCGGTGCGAACCTGCGCGGGGTGCGCGAGTCCGGCCAGGCCTTCGCCGCCCCGACGTACCTCTTCATCGCCGGCGTGCTGATCATGGTCGCCACCGGGCTGCTGCGGTATCTGCTCGGCCACCCGCCCGTCTCGGAGAGCGCCGGGTTGGGCATCGCGGCCGACCCCGCGGACGCGGACCTGGCGGGCCTCGCCCTGGTCATGCTCGGTCTGCGCGCCTTCTCCAGCGGCTGCACGGCCCTGACGGGCGTGGAGGCGATCTCCAACGGCGTGCCGGCCTTCCGCAAGCCCAAGTCGAAGAACGCCGCTGCCACGATGAGCGTCATGGGCGTCATCGCGGTGACCATGTTCGTCGGAGTGACGACTCTCGCGCTGGTCGCCAAGGTGCACATCGCCGGGGATTCCTGCCGGCTCACCGGCCTGCCGGGCGACTGCGCCGCGTACACGCAGCGGACCGTCATCGCCCAGCTCGCGTCCGCGGTCTTCGGCGGGGAGCACAGCTTCGGCTTCTACTTCGTGCAGGCGGCCACCGCCCTGGTGCTGGTCCTGGCGGCGAACACCGCCTTCAACGGCTTCCCCCTGCTGGCCTCGATCCTCGCCCAGCACCGCTACCTGCCCCGGCAGCTGCACAACCGCGGCGACCGGCTGGCCTTCTCCAACGGCATCATCGCCCTGGCCCTGGCCGCAGGCCTGCTGCTGTGGTTCTACAAGGCGGACGTCACCAGCCTCATCCACCTCTACATCCTCGGCGTCTTCACCTCCTTCACCCTCTCCCAGACCGGCATGGTCCGGCACTGGAACCGCGCACTGCGCGGCGAGAGCGACCCGGCAGTGCGGCGGCGAGGGCTGACCGCCCGGGTCATCAACGCCACCGGCGCCGTCGTCACCGGGCTCGTCCTGGTGATCGTGCTGGCCACCAAGTTCCTTGAGGGCGCGTGGCTGGCCGTCGTGGCCGCGGTCGTGCTGTGGACGACGATGCGCGGCATCCGCCGGCACTACGACTCCGTCTCCGCCGAACTGGCCGTCACCGACCCGCGCGCCGAACTCGTCCGCCCCTCGCGCGTGGTGGCCGTCCTCCTGGTCTCCACCATCCACAAACCCACCCTGCGCGCCCTCGCCTACGCCCGCGCCCTCCGGCCCGACCTCCTGGAAGCGCTGACCGTCGCCGTGGACCGGGACGAGACCAAGGCACTTGAGCGGCAGTGGGAGGAGCTCGACGTGGACGTGCCGCTCCGCGTGGTCGCCTCGCCGTACCGCGAGATCACGCGCCCCGTGGTCGAGTACGTGCGCTCCATCCGGCGCGCCGGCCCGCGGGACGTGGTGAGCGTCTTCATCCCCGAGTACGTGGTCGGCCACTGGTGGGAGCACCTGCTGCACAACCAGTCCGCGCTGTGGCTCAAGAGCCGGCTGCTGTTCACCCCCGGTGTCATGGTCACCAGCGTCCCCTGGCAGCTCACCTCCTCCTCCCGCGCCGACCACCCCGCCCGCCGCGCCCCCGGCGCCATCCGCCGCGGCGAACCCGCACCCGCCCACCTGCACCATCACCGCCCGCCTTCCGGCAACGGCGCAGGTCGCTAG
- a CDS encoding O-acetyl-ADP-ribose deacetylase: MTTLSIVRGDITEQQADAIVNAANSSLLGGGGVDGAIHRAGGSEILEACRALRASHYGKGLRTGAAVATPAGRLQADWVIHTVGPVYGADEDRSELLASCYRESLRVADELGAKTVAFPAISTGVYRWPMEDAARIAIETVRQTPTSVEEVRFVLFDERAYEAFAARAS; this comes from the coding sequence ATGACCACCCTTTCGATCGTCCGCGGCGACATCACCGAGCAGCAGGCCGACGCCATCGTGAACGCGGCCAACTCCTCCCTCCTCGGGGGCGGCGGGGTGGACGGCGCCATCCACCGTGCGGGCGGCTCGGAAATCCTCGAAGCCTGCCGCGCCCTGCGGGCCTCGCACTACGGGAAGGGCCTGCGCACGGGAGCGGCGGTGGCCACGCCGGCGGGCAGACTCCAGGCGGACTGGGTGATCCACACCGTGGGTCCGGTGTACGGCGCGGACGAGGACCGTTCGGAACTGCTGGCGTCCTGCTACCGGGAGTCCCTGCGGGTCGCGGACGAGCTGGGCGCGAAGACGGTGGCCTTCCCGGCCATCTCGACGGGCGTCTACCGCTGGCCGATGGAGGACGCGGCGCGCATCGCGATCGAGACGGTACGGCAGACGCCGACCTCGGTGGAGGAGGTCCGCTTCGTCCTCTTCGACGAGAGGGCCTACGAGGCGTTCGCCGCGCGGGCGAGCTGA
- a CDS encoding GTP-binding protein has protein sequence MPAYDTAAPEASPVKILIAGGFGVGKTTLVEAVSEIDPLRTEERLTSAGVGVDDLDGIESKTATTVAMDFGRITLTDAGVVLYLFGTPGQERFWFMWDDLLYGALGAIVLVDTRRLDRSFAAVDFFENRGLPFIVGANCFDGEQPYTTEEIRAALHLRDPDTPVLLLDARSREDVRGCLLSLLDRLITQAHVTASI, from the coding sequence TTGCCCGCCTATGACACCGCCGCACCGGAAGCGTCGCCCGTCAAGATCCTCATAGCCGGGGGCTTCGGAGTCGGCAAGACGACTCTGGTCGAAGCGGTCTCCGAGATCGATCCGCTGCGCACCGAGGAGCGGCTGACGTCCGCGGGCGTCGGGGTCGACGACCTCGACGGCATCGAGAGCAAGACGGCGACCACGGTCGCGATGGACTTCGGCCGCATCACCCTCACCGACGCCGGGGTGGTCCTGTACCTCTTCGGCACACCGGGGCAGGAACGCTTCTGGTTCATGTGGGACGACCTGCTGTACGGGGCGCTCGGGGCGATCGTCCTGGTCGACACCCGGAGGCTGGACCGCAGCTTCGCCGCCGTCGACTTCTTCGAGAACCGCGGACTGCCGTTCATCGTCGGCGCGAACTGCTTCGACGGCGAGCAGCCGTACACCACCGAGGAGATCAGGGCCGCCCTGCACCTGAGGGACCCGGACACCCCCGTCCTCCTGCTCGACGCCCGTTCCCGGGAGGACGTGCGCGGCTGCTTGCTCTCGCTGCTGGACCGGCTCATCACTCAGGCGCACGTCACCGCATCCATCTGA